In uncultured Devosia sp., a genomic segment contains:
- a CDS encoding RidA family protein: MPIKRYGAEKSGAGGQNLPFARAVEAGGFLFVSGQVAMKDGEIINGGIVDQTHLTIRNLIAILEEAGYGLEHVVRCGVWLDDPRDFWSFNAVYKSYFGENPPARAAVQSHMMVDCKVEIECVAYKDPA, from the coding sequence ATGCCCATCAAACGCTATGGTGCCGAAAAATCCGGCGCCGGTGGTCAGAACCTCCCCTTCGCCCGCGCCGTCGAGGCCGGCGGCTTCCTCTTCGTTTCCGGTCAGGTGGCCATGAAGGATGGCGAGATCATCAATGGCGGCATTGTCGACCAGACCCACCTGACCATCAGAAATCTCATCGCCATTCTTGAAGAGGCCGGCTACGGCCTCGAGCATGTCGTCCGCTGTGGTGTCTGGCTCGATGACCCGCGCGACTTCTGGAGCTTCAACGCCGTCTACAAGAGCTACTTCGGCGAAAATCCCCCCGCCCGCGCCGCCGTCCAGAGCCATATGATGGTCGACTGCAAGGTCGAAATCGAATGCGTCGCCTATAAGGATCCCGCATGA
- a CDS encoding DNA-3-methyladenine glycosylase: protein MTLPPTFFARPAAEVAHDLIGTTLLVEGVGGPLVEVEAYDTADPASHSFNGPTPRNAAMFGAPGHAYVYRIYGIHWCLNFVCEPGSAVLIRALEPSHGLPEMQARRGGMAERQLCSGPGKLCQALGVTIAHNTLPLDAPPFDLLPAEQSHDVATGPRIGITKGVETPWRFVRRGSPFLSKPMREA from the coding sequence ATGACCCTGCCGCCCACCTTCTTCGCCCGCCCCGCCGCAGAAGTCGCTCATGATCTGATCGGCACAACCCTTCTGGTCGAGGGCGTGGGTGGCCCGCTGGTCGAGGTGGAGGCCTACGACACGGCCGATCCGGCCTCGCATAGTTTCAACGGCCCGACGCCGCGCAATGCGGCTATGTTCGGCGCGCCCGGCCACGCCTATGTCTACAGGATCTACGGCATCCACTGGTGCCTCAACTTCGTCTGCGAACCCGGCAGTGCCGTACTGATCCGCGCGCTTGAGCCCTCGCATGGCCTGCCCGAAATGCAGGCGCGCCGCGGTGGCATGGCTGAACGCCAGCTCTGCTCGGGCCCCGGCAAGCTTTGCCAGGCGCTGGGCGTCACCATCGCGCACAACACACTGCCGCTCGACGCGCCACCTTTCGACCTGCTCCCCGCCGAACAAAGCCACGATGTCGCCACCGGCCCGCGCATCGGCATTACCAAAGGCGTCGAGACACCCTGGCGCTTCGTTCGCCGCGGTTCGCCCTTCCTGAGCAAGCCCATGCGAGAAGCGTGA
- a CDS encoding SDR family oxidoreductase gives MTQPFRLDGKTVLISGAGGGIGQSMVAAFIEAGAKVIGADRDATLLENLDLSGTLIFDQADPKSTRKAIEAHLETYGAPDAVVSNAGFTRAEHLGQLDDDIWASELAINLNGAYAMTDPIVAAMAARGRGSVVFISSVNALSHFGNPAYSAAKAGLVAYAKSIAVERGGEGVRANVIAPGSVRTPAWDHRLAADPTLLDNVLPHYPLGRMVSPMEVAHAAVFFCSDAASGITGTVLPVDAGLTAGNLRFVDEVLRGK, from the coding sequence ATGACACAGCCCTTCCGCCTCGATGGCAAAACCGTGCTGATTTCCGGTGCCGGCGGCGGCATCGGCCAGTCCATGGTCGCAGCTTTTATCGAGGCGGGGGCGAAGGTTATCGGCGCTGACCGCGACGCCACACTGCTTGAAAATCTCGATCTGTCGGGCACTCTGATCTTCGACCAGGCCGATCCAAAATCCACCCGCAAGGCGATCGAGGCCCATCTCGAAACCTACGGCGCGCCCGATGCCGTGGTCTCCAACGCCGGCTTTACCCGCGCAGAACATCTCGGCCAGCTCGATGACGACATCTGGGCCAGCGAACTCGCCATCAATCTCAATGGCGCCTATGCCATGACCGATCCGATCGTCGCCGCCATGGCCGCGCGGGGCAGGGGGAGCGTGGTTTTCATTTCCTCGGTCAACGCCCTGTCGCACTTCGGAAATCCCGCCTATTCCGCCGCCAAGGCTGGGCTCGTCGCCTATGCCAAATCCATTGCCGTCGAGCGCGGCGGCGAGGGCGTCCGCGCCAATGTCATCGCCCCCGGCTCGGTCCGCACGCCCGCCTGGGACCATCGGCTCGCGGCTGATCCGACGCTGCTCGACAATGTCCTGCCGCACTATCCGCTCGGCCGCATGGTCTCGCCCATGGAAGTGGCTCATGCCGCTGTGTTTTTCTGCTCCGACGCCGCCTCGGGCATCACCGGCACTGTACTGCCCGTCGATGCCGGGCTGACCGCGGGCAATCTCCGTTTCGTCGATGAAGTCCTGAGGGGCAAATGA
- a CDS encoding D-TA family PLP-dependent enzyme — MTDFSELDTPAVLIDIDRVTKNLERAQDYADAHGLKLRPHIKTHKLPRFARQAMDLGAVGITVQKLGEAEVFADAGITEIFLPYNIIGPAKLARLKALHDRVNITVTADSAETVEGLSRTFADSPNPLTVLVECDTGMGRCGVQSPADALALAEKISNSPGLTFGGLMTYPAAGQVESNAAWLAAAKLALSGAGLAPAIISNGGTPDLWQAHQVTAATEHRPGTYIYMDRFQVAKGVGAFDDCALTVLATVVSRPTENRAIIDAGSKALTSDTLGMTGFGLIEAYPEAVITGLSEEHGTIDLTNCVEKPRIGDKLRIIPNHACVVSNLFDQVTLIANGAVVETVEVAARGRVD; from the coding sequence ATGACCGATTTTTCAGAACTCGACACGCCCGCCGTCCTGATCGACATCGACCGCGTCACCAAAAATCTTGAGCGCGCCCAGGACTATGCCGATGCGCATGGGCTCAAGCTCCGCCCCCATATCAAGACTCACAAGCTGCCGCGTTTCGCGCGACAGGCCATGGACCTCGGCGCCGTCGGTATCACCGTGCAAAAGCTGGGCGAAGCCGAAGTCTTCGCCGATGCCGGGATCACTGAAATCTTCCTGCCCTACAATATCATCGGCCCCGCCAAGCTCGCCCGTCTCAAGGCCCTGCACGACCGGGTGAACATCACCGTCACCGCCGACAGCGCCGAAACCGTCGAAGGCCTGTCCCGCACCTTTGCCGATAGCCCTAATCCCCTGACAGTGCTGGTCGAATGCGACACCGGCATGGGCCGCTGCGGCGTTCAAAGTCCGGCCGATGCCCTCGCCCTGGCCGAAAAGATCAGCAACTCCCCCGGCCTGACCTTTGGCGGGTTGATGACCTATCCTGCGGCCGGACAGGTGGAATCCAACGCCGCCTGGCTCGCCGCCGCCAAGCTCGCCTTGAGCGGCGCCGGCCTTGCCCCCGCGATCATCTCCAACGGTGGCACGCCCGACCTGTGGCAGGCCCATCAGGTCACCGCCGCCACCGAACACCGCCCCGGCACCTATATCTATATGGACCGTTTCCAGGTCGCGAAAGGCGTCGGCGCCTTCGACGATTGCGCCCTGACCGTGCTCGCCACCGTCGTCAGCCGCCCCACCGAAAACCGCGCCATCATCGACGCCGGCTCGAAAGCGCTGACCAGCGATACGCTGGGCATGACCGGCTTTGGCCTCATTGAAGCCTATCCCGAGGCCGTCATCACCGGCCTCAGCGAAGAGCATGGCACGATCGACCTGACCAATTGCGTAGAAAAACCCCGGATCGGCGACAAGCTCCGCATCATTCCCAACCACGCCTGCGTGGTGAGCAATCTGTTCGACCAGGTGACGCTGATTGCCAACGGCGCCGTGGTCGAGACCGTGGAGGTTGCCGCCCGCGGCCGGGTCGACTGA